One window of the Salvia miltiorrhiza cultivar Shanhuang (shh) chromosome 6, IMPLAD_Smil_shh, whole genome shotgun sequence genome contains the following:
- the LOC130987620 gene encoding AUGMIN subunit 8-like → MDVYESEQALQKLSAAERTRLPLISSENKNGVSPLAQTREVRSRCRSPLPSSPTKRCSSPTASRTSSTSTFSAAAKRAISAERNRPSRPSSPRSPSTPIQDTTAELLLSSRKVAGNKIPESLWPSTMRSLNVSFQSDTYSVPNSKKEKPASYMPDRTLRQSSNVAHRQAEAPASGKPTPERKQSPLTGRNSADQSENSKPVDSLYPRMVDQHRWPSTTAGKVSTALNRSIDLADKKNKVTPTPSLRRLDRITVSSKSIDLADKKSKTSPSPRSETGTPSRRRLSPDGTAVLTRSMDLADKTSKNSSISRSETGSPSLRRQSLDGAVGPDRSIDLADKTSKPSSLSAGSPSLRRLSLDGNAMLNRSIDLPDKKSKTSLSPHLERGTSSLKRLSPNGNAVPSRSIDLADKTSRTSSSFHPETNTPSIRRMSVDGSPVPNRSIDLVGRISKTSSSSRTETGTPSPRVLSLGGKSKPLVKSTSDLLVSCDESGRSLANGCSVDDCSPEIARPDSSSSSDRTQMSNTASKHFGILPVLSTVSRWISPSRSKAVNSSRGHSPARIRPSSPTRKLQSAASVLSFITDIRQGKKAANHIENVHNLRLLYNRLLQWRYANAQSDDALQSQKLKAEKVLCSVWMEIAALWDSIMEKRIEIQQVKLKLKLYSILDNQICGLEEWASTETNHHSSLTWAIEDLQSSTVRVPVIRGARGNIQTIKEAVCAAVDVMQAMGSSLCCVLLKVDRMNCLVSELADVVIEGRALFDEYESMLISIAELQVEEYSLRSHLMQMKQAWSNDELSIYGD, encoded by the exons ATGGATGTATATGAATCGGAGCAAGCATTACAGAAGCTATCTGCAGCTGAGAGAACAAGACTACCACTGATTTCGTCTGAGAACAAGAATGGAGTCTCTCCCCTTGCCCAAACAAGAGAAGTTCGTTCGAGGTGTAGGTCACCTTTACCATCTTCACCCACAAAACGCTGTTCTTCGCCAACTGCCAGCAGGACATCATCAACCTCAACTttttcagcagcagcaaagAGGGCTATATCAGCTGAAAGAAATCGCCCCTCTAGACCATCATCACCCCGATCTCCATCAACCCCAATTCAGGATACAACTGCAGAATTGTTGTTGTCATCAAGAAAGGTAGCAGGCAACAAGATACCAGAGTCCTTATGGCCTTCAACTATGCGGAGCCTGAATGTTTCTTTCCAATCTGATACGTATTCTGTTCCTAATAGTAAGAAAGAAAAGCCAGCTTCCTATATGCCTGATCGAACTCTGAGGCAATCTTCAAATGTTGCTCATAGACAGGCTGAAGCTCCAGCTTCAGGAAAGCCCACACCAGAAAGGAAGCAGAGTCCACTTACAGGTAGGAATTCTGCTGATCAATCTGAGAATTCTAAACCAGTTGATAGTTTGTATCCACGTATGGTGGATCAACATCGATGGCCAAGCACAACAGCTGGGAAAGTGTCCACCGCCCTGAACAGAAGTATTGACCTGGCTGATAAGAAAAACAAAGTAACACCTACACCTTCTCTTAGGAGGCTGGATAGGATCACTGTTTCAAGTAAAAGTATCGACCTGGCTGATAAGAAAAGCAAAACTTCACCTTCACCCCGTTCGGAAACAGGTACACCTTCCCGCAGGAGACTATCTCCGGATGGCACCGCCGTTCTTACTAGAAGTATGGACCTTGCTGATAAGACCAGCAAAAATTCATCTATATCCCGTTCGGAAACAGGCTCACCTTCCCTCAGGAGACAATCCCTGGACGGCGCAGTTGGTCCTGATAGAAGTATTGACCTGGCTGACAAGACAAGCAAACCCTCATCTTTATCAGCAGGTTCACCTTCCCTTAGGAGACTATCACTGGATGGAAATGCCATGCTGAATAGAAGTATTGATTTGCCAGATAAGAAAAGCAAAACTTCATTGTCTCCCCACTTGGAAAGAGGTACATCTTCACTGAAGAGACTATCTCCAAATGGCAATGCTGTTCCTAGTAGAAGTATAGATTTAGCTGATAAGACAAGCAGAACTTCATCTTCATTCCATCCGGAAACAAATACACCTTCAATCAGGAGAATGTCTGTGGATGGCAGCCCTGTTCCAAATCGAAGTATAGATTTGGTTGGTAGGATTAGCAAAACTTCATCTTCATCCCGTACAGAAACAGGTACACCTTCCCCCAGGGTACTATCTCTGGGTGGGAAAAGCAAACCTTTGGTCAAGTCTACCAGTGATTTGCTAGTATCTTGTGATGAGAGTGGAAGATCATTGGCTAATGGGTGTTCAGTTGATGATTGTTCACCGGAGATTGCAAGGCCTGATTCTTCAAGTTCATCAGATAGAACACAAATGTCAAATACTGCCTCTAAACATTTTGGAATTCTCCCTGTATTATCTACTGTGTCTAGATGGATCAGTCCCTCTCGATCAAAGGCTGTCAATTCTTCGAGAGGACACAGCCCTGCTCGGATAAGACCATCGAGCCCCACCAGAAAACTTCAGAGTGCAGCTTCGGTTCTTAGTTTTATTACAGATATCAGACAAGGAAAGAAGGCTGCAAATCACATTGAAAATGTCCATAACTTGCGGCTTTTATACAATAGACTCTTGCAATGGCGATACGCAAATGCTCAGAGTGATGATGCATTGCAATCTCAGAAACTAAAAGCAGAG AAAGTGTTGTGCAGTGTGTGGATGGAAATTGCTGCTCTTTGGGACTCAATAATGGAGAAAAGGATTGAGATTCAGCAAGTGAAGCTCAAGTTGAAGCTTTATTCAATTTTGGACAATCAA ATCTGCGGTCTTGAAGAGTGGGCATCAACTGAAACGAATCATCATAGCTCATTAACTTGGGCCATCGAGGATCTGCAATCTAGCACAGTTCGTGTTCCAGTCATAAGAGGAGCAAGG GGTAATATTCAAACCATTAAGGAGGCTGTATGCGCTGCTGTTGATGTGATGCAGGCAATGGGGTCCTCCTTATGTTGCGTATTATTGAAG GTGGACCGGATGAACTGTTTGGTTTCTGAACTTGCTGATGTAGTAATAGAGGGAAGAGCTCTGTTTGATGAATATGAGTCAATGTTGATCTCCATAGCTGAATTGCAG